A region from the Candidatus Paceibacterota bacterium genome encodes:
- a CDS encoding CDP-glycerol glycerophosphotransferase family protein, with translation MKTIIIPVTTNFFTRNYLHSGFISKIAKTPEVQIVLVVPGRLRSDYEKIFAELDNIRLVEFPHNGHRLADKIFKFIETSSISTHTRYMQMMSEFFRLQAKHNFLVRWSILFTRLGFFALGKFRFWRVFIRWSYGVIPSRTFAEILNEYQPDLVFSPTMLYDDYRILKEAKQRGIKTAGIILSWDNLYSKSLLRVHPDQLFVHTEVLKQQAASLGDYPASHILVTGVLQYDRYFNRDQTKTDCQAFRESVGFKKDEAMILYALSGKAGLDIDFVILKLIRKIIDSGQLERKANVLIRPYPKVDFSVEKLERLQAELGFVGQSSVAHFAERDDWEFDEQSLNLLEMQLQCTDIVITMYSTFFIEGAIFDKPLIGIAFDGDLKRDYWNSAKRFFDWDHLRDIKTTNGIDLVRTENELKESLNLAIKNPGQLQLGRESIVKMQCEFTDGKASWRLASAISKLLSQETDKTIHANI, from the coding sequence ATGAAGACGATAATTATTCCGGTTACCACCAATTTTTTTACCAGGAATTATCTTCATTCCGGCTTTATCAGCAAGATCGCTAAGACGCCGGAAGTGCAGATTGTTCTTGTGGTACCGGGACGCTTGAGGTCTGATTATGAAAAAATTTTCGCCGAACTCGATAATATCCGGTTGGTTGAATTTCCACATAATGGTCATCGACTGGCCGATAAGATTTTTAAGTTTATTGAGACTTCAAGTATCAGTACTCACACTCGATACATGCAGATGATGTCGGAATTTTTCCGACTCCAGGCCAAACATAATTTCTTGGTGAGATGGTCGATCTTGTTCACTCGGCTTGGTTTTTTCGCCTTAGGTAAATTTAGGTTCTGGCGAGTTTTTATAAGGTGGAGCTATGGAGTAATCCCGAGCCGGACTTTTGCCGAAATACTCAATGAGTATCAGCCGGATTTGGTTTTCTCTCCGACCATGCTTTATGACGATTATCGGATTCTAAAAGAGGCCAAGCAGAGGGGGATTAAAACTGCCGGCATAATCCTAAGCTGGGATAATCTTTACAGTAAATCATTGTTGCGTGTTCATCCGGATCAACTTTTTGTGCACACCGAGGTGTTAAAACAACAAGCCGCGAGTCTTGGTGATTATCCGGCTTCGCATATCTTGGTCACCGGAGTCTTGCAGTATGATCGGTATTTCAATCGGGATCAGACTAAAACCGACTGCCAAGCTTTTCGAGAATCGGTCGGCTTTAAAAAAGATGAAGCGATGATCTTGTACGCCTTGTCGGGAAAGGCCGGTCTTGATATAGACTTTGTTATTCTTAAACTGATCAGAAAAATTATCGATAGCGGACAACTAGAAAGGAAAGCCAATGTTTTGATTAGGCCGTATCCCAAGGTTGATTTTTCCGTAGAAAAGCTGGAAAGACTGCAAGCCGAACTCGGCTTTGTTGGCCAGTCATCAGTGGCCCATTTTGCCGAACGAGATGATTGGGAGTTTGATGAACAATCTTTAAATTTGCTCGAAATGCAACTCCAGTGCACTGACATCGTCATTACCATGTATTCAACTTTCTTTATCGAGGGGGCGATTTTTGACAAGCCGCTTATCGGTATAGCTTTCGATGGTGACTTAAAGCGTGATTATTGGAATTCGGCCAAACGATTTTTTGATTGGGATCATTTAAGAGATATTAAAACTACCAATGGCATTGATTTGGTGAGGACCGAGAATGAATTGAAGGAGTCACTTAACCTGGCCATTAAAAATCCGGGGCAACTTCAGTTGGGTCGAGAAAGTATTGTTAAGATGCAATGCGAGTTTACCGACGGTAAAGCGAGTTGGCGGCTGGCTTCCGCGATCAGTAAATTGTTAAGCCAGGAGACCGACAAAACCATTCATGCTAATATTTAA
- a CDS encoding CDP-glycerol glycerophosphotransferase family protein: protein MKKTETILISIASSAAFRNLFLFPGSFLDYLKQAMRSGDLSVVFVVTKQYDAKYREFLNQALAEVKDYWTIEVIKVPTPRGFLQRFFYFCYSYLIFTGTTMIMATIGTRPDEPPAGGRGYLSPIKGFISLSLGKSAYVKQKLVPALFQSIFKNIRSFAPVFDKYQPVKIFATHIYGWFDMILISEAKRRNIKTVGMPAGWDHLDKYFLPLKVDRLVVQSQQIKDMAVDYQGYNPESIEIVGYPHFDFIWKREFLQPREKILETLNFPTNAKFILYISGSAYCPDEPEIIETMIKWADENKFGTDVRFVIRPYLGGRSKDREFDEEKFNRFENNPRVYFYRREFWGDIPKTEHFLNIINSADAVISVYSTAVLEAAVLDRPIVAPLFDGYQIRPFRRSITRFAKFDHFKSVLETGALRTPKSFKELFADLDKYLRDPAADSDKRRLLRENVCGPLDGHSSERVFRALSK from the coding sequence ATGAAAAAAACTGAAACAATTTTAATTAGCATCGCTTCTTCAGCCGCCTTTCGAAACCTGTTTTTATTTCCAGGGAGTTTCCTTGATTATTTGAAACAAGCGATGCGGTCGGGTGATTTATCTGTCGTCTTCGTTGTGACAAAGCAATATGACGCTAAATATCGCGAATTTTTAAATCAGGCGTTGGCTGAAGTCAAAGATTACTGGACGATCGAAGTCATTAAAGTGCCGACCCCTAGAGGATTTCTCCAAAGATTTTTCTATTTCTGTTACTCGTACCTGATCTTTACCGGCACCACGATGATTATGGCCACGATTGGTACCCGGCCGGATGAACCGCCGGCTGGCGGGCGAGGATACCTTTCGCCGATTAAAGGATTCATCAGTTTGAGTCTTGGGAAATCAGCTTATGTGAAGCAAAAACTGGTACCGGCTCTGTTTCAGTCTATTTTCAAAAACATTCGATCTTTTGCCCCAGTTTTCGATAAGTACCAACCGGTCAAAATTTTTGCCACCCACATTTATGGTTGGTTCGACATGATTTTGATTTCTGAGGCGAAGCGGCGAAATATCAAGACAGTCGGCATGCCGGCCGGTTGGGATCATTTGGATAAATATTTCTTGCCGCTCAAAGTTGATCGACTGGTTGTGCAGAGTCAGCAAATTAAAGATATGGCCGTCGATTACCAAGGTTATAATCCTGAGTCGATTGAAATTGTCGGCTATCCGCACTTTGATTTTATTTGGAAGCGAGAATTTTTGCAGCCGAGGGAGAAAATTTTGGAAACTCTTAATTTTCCGACCAACGCCAAGTTTATTCTGTATATCTCGGGCAGTGCCTATTGTCCTGATGAGCCGGAAATAATTGAGACCATGATCAAGTGGGCCGACGAAAATAAATTTGGCACTGATGTGCGTTTTGTGATCCGCCCTTACCTTGGCGGTCGCAGCAAAGATCGAGAGTTCGATGAAGAAAAGTTTAATCGTTTTGAGAATAATCCGAGGGTTTATTTTTACCGGCGAGAGTTTTGGGGAGATATCCCAAAAACCGAGCATTTTTTGAACATCATCAATTCTGCCGATGCCGTGATTTCGGTTTACAGCACCGCCGTGCTTGAGGCGGCCGTGCTCGATCGCCCGATTGTGGCCCCGCTTTTTGACGGCTATCAAATTCGTCCTTTCAGGCGTTCGATTACTCGTTTTGCCAAATTCGATCACTTTAAGAGTGTTCTTGAGACCGGCGCCTTAAGAACCCCGAAGAGCTTTAAAGAATTATTTGCCGATCTGGATAAATATTTGCGCGACCCTGCAGCCGATTCCGATAAGCGCCGACTTTTGAGAGAAAACGTCTGCGGCCCGCTTGATGGTCATTCATCTGAAAGGGTTTTTAGGGCTCTGTCTAAGTGA
- a CDS encoding methyltransferase domain-containing protein, with translation MSVYDIPFWSKDFYDHKARWIHYYNQIRAVANEIKFRGKDLKSFRVLEVGPSHGQVTSYLKKFGVDTTTIDNKKEYSPDVLGSVYEMPFPDNSFDMILICEVLEHMPYEQFPVALKELYRVTKKTVFFSAPDTRRTFSGLYLKLPFLKAVEFILKLSTRQNEIMDGHFWEIGKRDFSVSRVKADIEKAGFKILEDKVYYDTPKNHYFWLEK, from the coding sequence ATGAGTGTTTACGATATACCTTTCTGGTCAAAGGATTTTTATGACCACAAAGCTAGGTGGATCCATTACTATAACCAGATTAGGGCAGTGGCGAATGAGATCAAATTTCGCGGTAAAGATCTCAAGTCTTTCCGTGTTCTCGAGGTTGGTCCATCGCACGGCCAGGTGACCTCTTATTTGAAAAAATTTGGCGTTGATACCACCACGATTGATAATAAAAAAGAGTATAGTCCGGATGTCCTGGGTTCGGTTTACGAGATGCCTTTTCCAGATAATTCGTTCGATATGATTTTGATCTGTGAGGTGTTGGAGCATATGCCATACGAACAGTTTCCGGTTGCCCTCAAGGAGCTTTACCGAGTGACCAAGAAAACTGTGTTTTTCTCGGCCCCGGATACCAGGAGGACCTTTTCGGGTCTTTACCTGAAATTGCCTTTTTTGAAAGCGGTTGAATTTATCCTCAAACTTTCGACTCGCCAAAATGAAATCATGGACGGTCATTTTTGGGAAATTGGTAAACGCGATTTTTCCGTCTCAAGAGTCAAAGCCGATATTGAAAAAGCTGGCTTCAAAATTCTTGAAGATAAGGTTTACTACGATACTCCCAAAAATCACTATTTTTGGCTGGAGAAGTAA